GCTATTCTACAGCCTTAGTTTATTCATTTTGATCAACTTTCAACTTGTAAGTTCTAGCTCTAGTCTTCCAATTATGTCAACAATCAATCTTATTCAATTCAATGCAAACAACTTCTACTTTAATTCTTTCTTTTAGCATGATTACAGTGTAGTCATAACCAGTCTTCTAGATTCCGCTACGAACTTTAGGCTCTTTTGCGTTGTTTAAGTCTTTTACACTTTCGTTTGATTAGAAGTTACATCCAATTTACAGTTCTTTTGTAGTTTTAGATAAAACTACTGGCACGCTCGCAATCTGATCCAATCCACCCAAAAAATGACACAAGTCCATTGCTCAAGCAATACCACAATATATAATGAGCTGCTTCCTTCTGCCTAAGTCATTCTGCTCTGAGATCCAACAAATGATAGCTTGATTTTGGTGGAATATTACTACAGAAGGGCAGAAAATCCACAGGTTCGATGGGACAAACTTTGTTTATCAAAATGGGGTGGTGGTCGCGGATTCCGTAACCTACATGATTTCAATCGGGCACTTCTTGCAAAATAATTTTGGTGAATCATTCGAAACCCGGAGTCCCTATGTGCCCAAGTTTTCAAACACAAATATTTCCCCAGGAACGAGGTAATGTCAGGCAAGATAGGTTATGCTCCAAGCTTCGTATGGAGAAGTTTACTACATGCAAGACATGTCATAGAGAATGAGAGTTGTTGGAGGGTAGGGAACGACCAATCAATCGAAGTACTCACCCATAAATGGTTACCTGATACTCCGTGCAACAGACCATGGTGTGGCAAGAGCCTTTGATCCAGAGACTGAAGGGTGAGCATCAACCTCTAATAACACGGAGTCAACATGGAAATATCTGTGGAATCTAGCGATACCACCAAAAATCATCCATACAATCTGGTGCATGCTGAATAATGCTCTCCCGTGTGCTGAGTTTCTTAATCAAAAGAAAACCACAGTGAACTCAACTTGCCGTTTGTGTGGAAGAGCGCCTGAAACGCTATTGCATATCTTTCGGGACTACTTCATATCCAAAGGATACTGGAAGAAACCAAATCTTCAAATCAAAGCTTACAAAGTCGAAGGCAGTAAAACAATTGACCGGTTCTACAACATCTCTACGCAAACAACTATGAAAGAAATGGCAGAGACCTATTGCATCATCTGGATCCTACGGTATGAACGGAATCGAATTAGCCTATGTAACTTATTTGCTTATTTAATGAAATCTAGCtttcttataaataaataaaaaattactatTACTGTATTTATGATGAAGAGATTATACTTTACTTTGGCATATATTGATTATACATCCATCTCCCTGGTGTTGGTGTAGTTGATTTGTTTATGTTCTACCCAGAATCTGTTCCATGATGTGTAGCGACAATCTCTCTTTCCTATCTCTGAATTCACATGCATTAAAGACATTATTACCTACAATTATAGGTGTCTCTGACTATTACACTACAGGTATGAATAAATTCACATGGGATGAGAATGATATAACCCTCATCTATCATATAcaaaactcaaaaaaaaaaaaaaaaaaaaaaaaaatacagagtTAAAATAGAGAACTAAACATAGTAAACCATCCCAACTTCTAGTGTAGATGCATGGGGTATGCTCAAAGCATATCTGGGTCCTCTTGAATTTTTCCTTAAGAAATcatacccataatttatcacTACTCTCTTCAACCAACTTGATCCTCTTTTAGTCCTCACATAAGAATGCCCAAGTATAAATGCCATTCCTGCTTCCCTTGCTTGCATTAGCTCCTCCATTTCCTCCTCAACATCTCTATCAATCTGCCTACTTTCCGGCACAACAAACTTCACTCTCTTTCTTCTCCTTTTAGGGGACTCTATCTCCCTCCTTTCTGAAGTCCCTACCATATTACATGAATCTCCATTTTCTTCCCACAACTTTACGCCTTCTACATGTGATGATAGAGTTCCAACAACTGTCATTCTTTCATTCTCTCCAATGTCTTCTATTCCTATATCACATTCCGGCTTTTCTGACCATATGAACTCTGCAATACTACAAACAAGATCTTTCTCAAACTCCATATCATCCTTGTGAACATCTCGGTAACCATACCGTGCTATGCATCTGTACATCCGGTACTCCTTTGGACCCACTCTTCCCACCAAGAACCTTTCTTCAGGCCTAACATGCGGCACCGGAACAGATTTGATGCAAAGGAAGACTACAACCTGGTGGAAAGCAGGAAGATTGGTGACAAAGTGAGAAAATATTGATGGGATCCCGGAAACAAGCTCTGTATGTATAAGGCCAAGTCCTCGGACTCGGACGATTCCTAGACTCGGGCCTAGACTGAGAAGCCAATTGATGGAGACTTTATTCTGAACATCAGCTTCATATTTCTTCAGTGTTCCATAATGCCACACATACATAACTACTAGGAAGATAAATGAGAGGGCAATAGGAACCCAGGCCCCTTCAAGGAACTTGATCAGGGATGCCGAAAAGTAGAGAGCTTCAATGGAACCGAAGAAGAATATAAAACAGAGGGCTAGAAAGATACTTTTATGCCAGCATAAGACCATCACCAGAGACATTAGGCAGGTTGTTACCAGCATTACAGTTATAACAGCCAAACCTGCCACGGATTATAAAAGTATATGCTTTAACAAGAACACCCAAGATCAAGAACAGAAAGGAGAGGGTTATGAATATGTAACCAAACCTGCAGCATTTcccatgtgttttgtgtttctAAAACCAATAGTAACAGCCAAACATAACAGCATTAGTATCCAGTTCACCTCTGGAATGTAAATCTGACCGTGTATTTTCGATGAGGTGTGCACGATTTTGACCTTGGGAAAGCAACCAAGAGCTGAACATTGCTTGATTATTGAAAAAGTTCCTGTAATGATGGCTTGACTTCCCACCACTGCCGCAAGAATAGCTATTGCTAGCACTGGAATTCTTATTTTCTCTAAAAACAACAAAGGATAAATTGACTACATTATATACATAGTCAAAGAAGATCAAGTGGAATTTCCATTATAAAACCATGACAGCAATAACTTACCAGGTACGGATACATAGAAACCAATCCGGTATTCATTTTCAATGACGTGATGCTTAGAAAGATAAGCAGCTTGTCCCATGTATGCCAGGATCAACGAAGGGTAAACCAAAAAGGTAAAAGCGATCTGCATCTCTTAAAAGAAATCTGAATGAATTTTATGCCATTAATGACAGTATTACATTTTCTCAAATATGAATACTAGATGTCACCATCTTTATGCTTATGCAACTGTTTTAACCAAACAAGTGTTCTTGATGGTTGTATTGAAGTTCCTTGGAGTTGAAACTAAAGATAACATAATAGAGGGAGAGAGAATCACCTGGATTGACAACTGTGAAAAGTGTCCAAGATCAGCAAACATAGCTTCTGAGCCTAAAAAAAATCTGGATTAGAAAGACAAACATAAGATGTCCTATTAGATTAGATAATAGATAATATACCTGTTATACAGAGAAGAATCCCACCCAAGGACATCCAACCTCCCCTCTGAGTCTTCTTGAGAAATTTGTACATATAGTATGGAGAGAGGGCTTGGTAAACATGGGGATTCCAATGCAGAATATTGTACACACCAATAGCACTTATGCAGAGAAGCCATGTAATCACAACCGGTGCAAACAGGAATCCTACCCGGTGAGTTCCATAATGTTGGAGGGCAAACAAGAAGACAAGTATAGCACATGTAACTGGGAGTTCAACATCTGCATATATAATTCCAGTTATTCATATTGTGTTGTAGATGAGAATATACTAGTTCAAGATTTAATAAAATACACCCAATATTGTAATATATCTTCAGAGATCCATATTTGTTAAATGATATGACCAAATGAGTAGCAATAGTCCCTAATTCATTACAATAACCTATCCAAAGCAAAACTTTCCACAATAATACCTAACTCAGTTTGACCACTCCCATAATGGTATGTTTCTTCTATTCATTTCCACTTTTCTTATGAAAACATTGATGTATGAACTTGACCTTCCCCACTAGCTTAATAATTATTTGACTTTGATTAAAACAGGAGGTTTTGTCTTGATTATATTTCTAAGGACCCACGATACTTCACGTAGCTATCAAAACTCTCTGATTTTTTATTTCCTTTGCTTTAATTTCAAAGGCAGGGAAAGGATAAAGCTTTTAAGTATGATAACTACGGTACACTCCTTCACACGATATAGGAAAGCCAAAAGAAAAAATGAGTTGGAATTGTATAGCCagccaaaagaaaaagaatgctGCTGTAACGATCTACCTACCGTTTACCAGGATTTTCTCTATAATTTATCACCTCTCGTTTTTCCTAAAGATCTCACCTTTTGACATTACATGATATTGAATGCTAACAACAGACAGAAATGACTGAAAATATccagatttttgaaaaaaaaatcatgcaATGTTCTTCTGTATATAGCTGAATGTTTTTTCATATGATTGCTGATTTGATATGACAAGCTTTGGGTGAAGAACTTACACTGATGATGCTCTTTGGACATGGATAGCTCAAGCCCAGATACAGCAGAAAAAACTGAACCAACACCCAAAAAATATATCATCCATTAAAAATCATACATAGGGGAAAAAGGAAATAAGAAATACCTGAAATTGCAGGTGTAAGGACTCCATCCCCAATGACCATACAAGTTCCGATCAAAGCCAAAACAAGCAACAACCTTTGCAATAGTCTACACTTCTCCAAAGTTAATTTCAAGCTATGTCCAATAGCATTTTTATCAATGGAAATAGACCCATCTTTCTTGTAATCTGATAGGTCTTCGTCTGCAAGCTGGCAATTGGGTATGGAGCTAACTCGGACATGGCGGCAAAGCAATGAATACAAAGCAAAAGTACCACCTTCGCCATTATCATCAGCTCTAAGCACAATAAACACATATTTAATTAGAGGAATGAGTGTCAATGTCCAGAATACAAAAGATAAgactccaaaaatctcctcattgGTCTCCGAGTGCTGTATGTCCTCTGCGAAAGTGCTTTTATACACATATAACGGAGAAGTGCTCAAATCTCCATAGACAACTCCTAAACTTTGATAAGCCAAAGTTAACACCGTCTTCCATGAACCCCTctgcaaaagaaagaaaaaaaagatgaaggagaatgaagaaaATCAATAAGTGATTTCCACAACCTAGCATACCTTGATTGAGTTGGCGTGAGTGACGCCTTCAAGATCCATCAGAAGCTACTCAAAAATTGAATGCTTGAAGCAATATAATAAGAGCCATTTCATTGATTAAAACGGCTTGAAGATCCATAAGAGGCTTTTCCACAAGCACCTCAAGTTCAGTTAGTTGAAACAAGGCGAAGAAAAGACAAAGATAAAAGAAACGAAGGGATCCAATTGAAGCCGGAAAGCGTTTGGTTTATACACGTGGAGGTGGAGATGTAGAAAGAAGTTGAATCAATTCAAGACCCACCAAATGTAGACAAATCAAGAACAAACAAACGAATATAGAGAATAGTTTTTGAAATTGCAGATATAatcataaataataattttaataatttaatttatggGGTTGAGTATAGATAGATAGAGAAGAAGTGGAAGTGGAAGTGGAAGTGGTATGCTAACTGGGAATGCACTAACTCTAACTCATCGTCATCTTCTTTATACAAATAAATAACAATGGACCACTATTTATacaaaagaaaaggaagattCAAATATCTGACATGACAGCATCAGATCAGATAGCagcagtggcggaaccaggactcAAACCTGAGGGAGGCTCCATTCTATGTAGAATTTTTGTCTGTATAACGATTCAAGCATTTGATTCCTACTaaaaatgtatttatatataaaagttgttcttgaatttttatccctaatgtctaaaattgtacaattttacctctaacgttggcatccaagaataattttatcttaacgaaatatttgatttttttgtttaactcatacaaaatacggtatgtttttaaattttttaattttacgtctaatcatatgtttgtgatttgttactaattagtgataaaatgacgcacatatgaagtgtaaatgaggagattcatgaccgagaagacaatttaatgaattatttctcaaattgatctaatttatcaatgttatgagtaaaatttcTCTTAGTTGCCAATAtcatgggtaaaattgcaccattttaaacgttaggagtaaaattactgCTGACTGTGAAAGTTAgagagtatttttacactttatcccttaattttatatcatttggttataatatgattttatttagttaaatttaaaaacctctaaaattaaaaatccctaaatttaaaatttctaaattaaaccCTGGATTAGAAATTCTTCAACATAATCCTAATTTgaaaatatctaatttaattgagaaattataaaatacataacaaaaagaaaaataaaaaacttacttaaaataacAAGAAAAGAGTTGGGTGAGAATGGAGATTTTAAAGAACTTTCTTAAaattgtggtgaagctcttagtctagtggttgagagcttacctatgtcttgggaggtcatgg
The sequence above is drawn from the Euphorbia lathyris chromosome 6, ddEupLath1.1, whole genome shotgun sequence genome and encodes:
- the LOC136232755 gene encoding potassium transporter 8-like, with amino-acid sequence MDLEGVTHANSIKRGSWKTVLTLAYQSLGVVYGDLSTSPLYVYKSTFAEDIQHSETNEEIFGVLSFVFWTLTLIPLIKYVFIVLRADDNGEGGTFALYSLLCRHVRVSSIPNCQLADEDLSDYKKDGSISIDKNAIGHSLKLTLEKCRLLQRLLLVLALIGTCMVIGDGVLTPAISVFSAVSGLELSMSKEHHQYVELPVTCAILVFLFALQHYGTHRVGFLFAPVVITWLLCISAIGVYNILHWNPHVYQALSPYYMYKFLKKTQRGGWMSLGGILLCITGSEAMFADLGHFSQLSIQIAFTFLVYPSLILAYMGQAAYLSKHHVIENEYRIGFYVSVPEKIRIPVLAIAILAAVVGSQAIITGTFSIIKQCSALGCFPKVKIVHTSSKIHGQIYIPEVNWILMLLCLAVTIGFRNTKHMGNAAGLAVITVMLVTTCLMSLVMVLCWHKSIFLALCFIFFFGSIEALYFSASLIKFLEGAWVPIALSFIFLVVMYVWHYGTLKKYEADVQNKVSINWLLSLGPSLGIVRVRGLGLIHTELVSGIPSIFSHFVTNLPAFHQVVVFLCIKSVPVPHVRPEERFLVGRVGPKEYRMYRCIARYGYRDVHKDDMEFEKDLVCSIAEFIWSEKPECDIGIEDIGENERMTVVGTLSSHVEGVKLWEENGDSCNMVGTSERREIESPKRRRKRVKFVVPESRQIDRDVEEEMEELMQAREAGMAFILGHSYVRTKRGSSWLKRVVINYGYDFLRKNSRGPRYALSIPHASTLEVGMVYYV